In the genome of Christensenella timonensis, one region contains:
- a CDS encoding adenine phosphoribosyltransferase, which translates to MDLKAKIRNIMDFPEPGVVFRDITTLVKDPDAFAYVTDTFADRVKDENVDIIVVLDARGFLFGSPVAYKLRKGIVPVRKAGKLPSDAFHVEYHLEYGMDKFEMHTDAIQPGMRVAVFDDLLATGGTAKAACDLVKMAGAEVTSLNFVIELTDLGGRDVLKGYNVFSLVQY; encoded by the coding sequence ATGGATCTGAAGGCGAAAATAAGAAATATCATGGATTTTCCGGAACCGGGGGTTGTTTTCAGGGATATCACGACCCTGGTCAAGGATCCGGATGCGTTTGCATATGTGACGGACACGTTTGCCGACCGCGTAAAGGATGAAAATGTTGATATCATCGTCGTACTGGATGCGCGTGGTTTTTTGTTCGGTTCTCCCGTTGCGTATAAACTTAGGAAAGGGATCGTACCGGTCAGAAAGGCGGGGAAACTGCCATCGGACGCATTCCATGTGGAATACCATCTGGAATATGGTATGGATAAGTTTGAAATGCATACGGACGCGATCCAGCCAGGTATGCGTGTGGCGGTCTTTGACGACCTGCTCGCGACGGGCGGTACGGCGAAAGCCGCGTGCGACCTGGTGAAAATGGCAGGTGCGGAAGTAACATCGCTTAACTTTGTGATTGAGCTTACAGACCTTGGCGGGCGTGACGTCCTCAAGGGATATAACGTATTCTCTCTGGTACAGTATTAG
- a CDS encoding RelA/SpoT family protein produces the protein MSGYYQDFVRRHKLEYDADVEKAFAMAEKAHEGQFRHSGEPFFTHPLAVADIIADLGLDNTTVIAGILHDAVEDTLLTIDEIEQEFTPEIAKLVDGVTKLKNYDFKTREEQQWESLRKMFLAMASDIRVVIIKLADRLHNMRTLKYQSENKQIEKATETLEIYAPLAHRLGISAIKWELEDLSLKFLHPDDYFEIANKIASTRVEREKQINSVIAKLEDKLIEMKIKAEIEGRPKHIYSIYKKMKNKNKVFEEVYDLIAIRIIVSSVKDCYGVLGLVHTMWKPIPLRFKDYIAVPKQNMYQSLHTTLLGDDGKPFEVQIRTYDMHRTAEYGIAAHWKYKEGTKAGNDMDAKLSWLRELMEWQNDMKDSKEFMETLKVDIFADNVFVFTPKGDVKDFVNGSTPLDFAYSIHSAIGNKCVGAKANGKLVPLDYKMRTGDIIEIVTSNTATPSRDWLKFVKTTQARSKIKQWFKKQLKEENIVKGKEMLEKEAKRQGYQLHELLNTDWLSVLYKRFTLNSQDDMFAAIGYGSITVNQILLKLIEQYKIANNIDTGSDELKIVKRTGKGSEGDITVKGSTGLAVRFAKCCNPVPGDDIIGYITRGRGVCVHTKDCKNLKEMGVDKDRLIDVAWVADQTASYNVEVQIVASDRPGLMVEISQAMYNANKDITAINAHSAKNGMANISLRSNITSVDDLNDLINKLRNLKGVKDVFRVNY, from the coding sequence GTGTCGGGTTATTACCAGGATTTTGTGAGACGGCATAAACTTGAATATGACGCAGACGTAGAAAAAGCGTTTGCCATGGCGGAGAAAGCGCACGAAGGACAGTTCCGCCATTCCGGCGAACCCTTTTTTACGCACCCGCTGGCAGTCGCCGACATCATCGCGGACCTTGGGCTTGACAATACGACGGTCATCGCCGGGATATTGCATGACGCGGTGGAAGATACGCTGCTGACGATCGACGAGATCGAGCAGGAGTTCACCCCTGAAATCGCCAAACTGGTCGACGGCGTGACCAAATTGAAAAATTATGATTTTAAGACCCGCGAAGAGCAACAGTGGGAGAGCCTGCGCAAAATGTTCCTTGCCATGGCATCGGATATCCGCGTGGTCATCATCAAGCTTGCCGACCGCCTGCACAATATGCGGACATTAAAATACCAGTCGGAAAACAAGCAGATTGAAAAAGCGACGGAGACGTTGGAAATCTATGCCCCGCTAGCGCACCGGCTGGGTATCAGCGCGATCAAGTGGGAGCTTGAGGACTTGTCCCTTAAATTTTTGCATCCGGACGATTATTTCGAGATTGCCAACAAGATTGCTTCCACGCGCGTGGAACGTGAGAAACAGATCAATTCCGTGATTGCGAAGCTGGAAGACAAGCTGATTGAAATGAAAATCAAGGCGGAGATCGAAGGCCGTCCCAAGCACATTTACAGCATCTATAAAAAGATGAAAAACAAAAACAAGGTCTTTGAAGAGGTGTACGACCTGATCGCGATCCGCATTATCGTTTCCAGCGTGAAGGATTGCTACGGTGTTTTGGGGCTCGTGCATACCATGTGGAAGCCGATACCGCTTCGTTTCAAGGATTATATTGCCGTTCCCAAGCAGAATATGTACCAGTCGCTGCACACGACGCTTCTGGGCGACGACGGCAAGCCGTTTGAGGTACAGATACGGACGTACGATATGCACCGTACGGCGGAATATGGTATCGCTGCGCACTGGAAATACAAAGAAGGCACCAAAGCCGGCAACGATATGGACGCGAAGCTTTCATGGCTGCGCGAGCTGATGGAGTGGCAGAACGACATGAAGGACTCCAAGGAATTTATGGAGACTTTAAAAGTCGATATTTTTGCGGATAATGTGTTCGTCTTTACACCCAAGGGCGATGTAAAAGACTTTGTGAATGGTTCTACGCCGCTGGACTTTGCTTACAGTATCCACAGCGCGATCGGTAACAAGTGCGTGGGAGCGAAGGCAAACGGCAAGCTTGTCCCGCTGGATTACAAGATGCGTACAGGCGACATCATTGAGATCGTGACCTCGAATACGGCGACCCCCAGCCGGGATTGGCTGAAATTCGTCAAGACCACGCAGGCGCGCAGCAAAATCAAGCAGTGGTTCAAAAAACAGCTGAAAGAAGAAAATATCGTCAAGGGCAAAGAGATGCTGGAAAAGGAAGCCAAGCGGCAGGGCTACCAGCTGCATGAGCTTCTCAACACCGATTGGCTGAGCGTGCTTTATAAGCGTTTTACGCTCAATTCGCAGGACGATATGTTTGCGGCGATCGGGTATGGATCGATTACGGTCAACCAGATCCTCCTGAAGCTGATCGAGCAGTATAAGATCGCCAATAATATCGATACGGGCAGCGATGAGCTAAAAATTGTAAAGCGCACGGGCAAGGGCTCGGAAGGCGATATCACCGTCAAAGGCAGTACGGGATTGGCGGTGAGGTTTGCAAAGTGCTGCAACCCGGTGCCGGGCGACGACATCATCGGTTATATCACGCGCGGCCGCGGCGTATGCGTCCATACGAAGGATTGCAAAAACCTTAAGGAAATGGGAGTAGACAAAGACCGGCTGATCGACGTTGCCTGGGTAGCGGATCAAACTGCGAGCTACAATGTGGAAGTACAGATCGTAGCAAGCGACAGGCCGGGGCTGATGGTGGAGATATCGCAGGCGATGTACAACGCCAACAAGGATATCACGGCAATCAACGCACATTCGGCGAAGAACGGTATGGCCAATATCTCGCTTCGCTCAAACATCACCTCGGTGGATGATCTGAATGACCTGATCAATAAGCTGCGAAATTTGAAAGGTGTAAAAGACGTGTTCCGCGTCAATTACTAG